From Haloterrigena alkaliphila, one genomic window encodes:
- a CDS encoding ABC transporter ATP-binding protein encodes MGAIHVDGLRKSYGAVDAVAGMSFTVDRGELYGFLGPNGAGKTTTIRTLTGQIRPDAGTVEVLETDPAAEPIETRRRVGILPEQGSPPSFLTPREYLAFVGDVRDLESDRVAERTADWADRLGFESKLDTLHTGLSRGQQQKVMIAQAFLHEPDVVFIDEPLANLDPLVQEQVKRFLVSYAAGDNAVFVSTHNIDVAEEICTRVGIVADGRIVTERSLTGDGGGEGGENGSDESLLEVFLERVEREDARDLPSLERVDV; translated from the coding sequence ATGGGTGCGATTCACGTAGACGGACTGCGGAAGTCCTACGGTGCCGTCGACGCGGTAGCCGGGATGAGTTTTACCGTCGACCGCGGCGAGCTGTACGGGTTTCTCGGTCCGAACGGGGCGGGGAAGACGACCACGATCCGGACCCTGACCGGCCAGATCCGGCCGGACGCGGGGACGGTCGAGGTCCTCGAGACCGATCCGGCGGCGGAGCCGATCGAGACGCGACGCCGGGTCGGGATCCTGCCCGAGCAGGGGTCGCCGCCGAGCTTTCTGACGCCCCGCGAGTACCTCGCGTTCGTCGGCGACGTTCGGGACCTCGAGTCGGATAGGGTCGCCGAGCGGACGGCCGACTGGGCGGATCGCCTCGGCTTCGAGAGCAAACTCGACACGCTCCACACGGGCCTCTCGCGGGGCCAACAGCAGAAGGTGATGATCGCGCAGGCGTTCCTCCACGAACCGGACGTGGTCTTCATCGACGAGCCGCTGGCGAACCTCGACCCGCTCGTCCAGGAGCAGGTCAAGCGCTTCCTCGTCTCCTACGCGGCCGGCGACAACGCCGTCTTCGTCTCGACGCACAACATCGACGTCGCCGAGGAGATCTGTACGCGGGTCGGCATCGTCGCCGACGGGCGGATCGTGACCGAGCGATCGCTCACCGGCGACGGCGGCGGTGAGGGCGGCGAGAACGGGAGCGACGAATCGCTGCTGGAGGTGTTCCTCGAGCGCGTCGAGCGGGAGGACGCGCGAGATCTGCCGTCGCTCGAACGGGTCGACGTATGA